In Rahnella aquatilis CIP 78.65 = ATCC 33071, one DNA window encodes the following:
- the metG gene encoding methionine--tRNA ligase, producing the protein MNAPDFNYRKQALTMAQVAKKILVTCALPYANGSIHLGHMLEHIQADVWVRYQRMRGNEVHFICADDAHGTPIMLKAQQLGIRPEEMIAEMSQEHQKDFAGFGISYDNYHSTHSDENRVLSELIYGRLKENGFIKNRTISQLYDPEKGMFLPDRFVKGTCPKCKSPDQYGDNCEVCGATYSPTELIEPKSVVSGATPVLRDSEHYFFDLPEFSEMLQAWTRSGALQEQVANKMQEWFEHGLQQWDISRDAPYFGFEIPGAPGKYFYVWLDAPIGYMGSFKNLCDRRSDLNFDEFWKKDSTTELYHFIGKDIVYFHSLFWPAMLEGSGFRKPTNLFVHGYVTVNGAKMSKSRGTFIKASTYLNHLDADCLRYYYAAKLSSRIDDIDLNLEDFVQRVNADIVNKVVNLASRNAGFIAKRFDGKLADKLADEALYKTFTDAAESIAQAYDSRESGRAIREIMALADLANRYVDEQAPWVVAKQEGRDADLQAICSMGINLFRVLMTYLKPVLPSLSERTEAFLNTTLDWGTIAQPLLSHQVNPFKALFNRIELDKVTAMVDASKEDIAAAKAPATGPLADSPIQETITFDDFAKVDMRIALIMSADFVEGSDKLLRLQLDLGGETRQIFSGIRSAYPDPKALEGRLTIMVANLAPRKMRFGISEGMVMAAGPGGKDIFLLSPDSGAQPGMQVK; encoded by the coding sequence ATCAATGCCCCTGATTTCAACTACAGAAAGCAAGCTCTTACTATGGCTCAAGTCGCGAAAAAAATTTTGGTAACCTGTGCACTTCCGTACGCCAACGGATCCATCCATCTCGGTCACATGCTCGAGCACATCCAGGCTGACGTCTGGGTTCGTTACCAGCGAATGCGCGGCAATGAAGTGCATTTCATCTGTGCGGACGATGCACACGGCACCCCGATCATGCTGAAAGCGCAGCAACTCGGTATCAGGCCGGAAGAGATGATTGCAGAAATGAGCCAGGAGCATCAGAAAGATTTCGCCGGCTTTGGCATCAGCTACGACAACTATCACTCCACGCACAGCGATGAAAACCGGGTGCTGTCTGAGCTGATTTACGGTCGTCTGAAAGAAAACGGCTTCATCAAGAACCGCACGATTTCTCAGCTGTACGATCCGGAGAAAGGCATGTTCCTGCCTGACCGTTTCGTTAAAGGCACGTGCCCGAAATGTAAATCGCCTGACCAGTACGGCGATAACTGCGAAGTATGTGGCGCAACCTACAGCCCGACCGAACTGATCGAGCCGAAATCTGTGGTGTCAGGCGCGACGCCGGTGCTGCGTGATTCCGAGCACTACTTCTTTGATTTGCCAGAGTTCAGCGAAATGTTGCAAGCCTGGACCCGTTCCGGCGCACTGCAGGAACAAGTGGCGAACAAAATGCAGGAATGGTTTGAGCACGGTTTGCAGCAGTGGGACATCTCCCGCGATGCACCGTATTTCGGTTTTGAAATTCCTGGTGCACCCGGCAAATATTTCTACGTCTGGCTGGATGCGCCGATCGGCTACATGGGGTCATTCAAAAACCTGTGCGACCGCCGCAGCGATCTGAATTTCGACGAGTTCTGGAAAAAAGATTCTACGACCGAGCTGTACCATTTCATCGGTAAAGACATCGTGTATTTCCACAGCCTGTTCTGGCCGGCAATGCTGGAAGGCAGCGGTTTCCGTAAGCCGACCAACCTGTTCGTGCACGGTTATGTCACCGTCAACGGCGCGAAAATGTCCAAGTCGCGCGGCACATTCATCAAAGCCAGCACGTATCTGAACCATCTGGATGCAGACTGCCTGCGTTACTACTACGCGGCGAAACTGTCTTCGCGCATCGACGATATCGACCTGAATCTGGAAGATTTCGTACAACGTGTTAATGCAGATATCGTGAATAAAGTAGTAAACCTGGCATCACGTAACGCCGGTTTCATCGCCAAACGTTTTGATGGCAAACTGGCCGACAAACTGGCCGATGAAGCGCTGTACAAAACCTTCACCGATGCCGCCGAAAGCATTGCTCAGGCTTACGACAGCCGTGAATCGGGCCGTGCCATCCGCGAAATCATGGCGCTGGCCGATCTGGCTAACCGTTATGTCGACGAACAGGCACCGTGGGTGGTGGCGAAACAGGAAGGCCGTGATGCCGACCTGCAGGCCATCTGCTCAATGGGCATCAACCTGTTCCGCGTACTGATGACCTATCTGAAGCCGGTTCTGCCTTCACTGTCCGAGCGCACAGAAGCCTTCCTGAATACCACACTCGACTGGGGCACGATTGCCCAACCGCTGCTGTCGCATCAGGTGAATCCGTTCAAAGCGCTGTTTAACCGTATCGAACTGGATAAAGTGACCGCAATGGTTGATGCCTCGAAAGAAGACATCGCAGCAGCCAAAGCCCCGGCAACCGGGCCGCTGGCAGACTCCCCGATTCAGGAAACCATCACCTTTGATGATTTCGCCAAAGTGGATATGCGTATCGCATTGATCATGAGCGCTGATTTCGTGGAAGGTTCAGACAAACTGCTGCGTCTGCAACTGGATCTGGGCGGCGAAACCCGTCAGATTTTCTCCGGTATCCGCTCTGCATATCCTGATCCGAAAGCACTGGAAGGTCGCCTGACCATTATGGTCGCGAACCTCGCTCCGCGTAAAATGCGCTTTGGCATCTCTGAAGGGATGGTGATGGCGGCGGGCCCGGGCGGAAAAGACATCTTCCTG